A single window of Pseudarthrobacter psychrotolerans DNA harbors:
- a CDS encoding HNH endonuclease, with the protein MSAIILGWDPARWNRWNYAAVVEQVAVTGLHLEPWNPGQSVAAGTDVWLLLLGPQGPGLIGHGVVLSEQPESPDQPDQPHQPESTSNPEQPEFIVQVAFDALLPLGDQVPAAVLAEAVPGVAWDSADTEGMALESRDEASIRALWATHGPEQGPDPTQPVPGTYPETAVVRVTANRYEHDPVARRACIAHRGTNCAACGFSFELAYGELGKDFIDVHHVVPAAQLGGGYQLDPLTDLVPLCANCHAMAHHGVTPPRTEAELRQIMATAGFLRGTTVAPRRSRPSGLPAKSSENNQAARALDSWAGANQTVYNSFSWPELESRNTGRA; encoded by the coding sequence ATGAGCGCCATCATCCTGGGCTGGGACCCGGCCCGCTGGAACCGCTGGAACTACGCGGCTGTTGTTGAACAGGTGGCGGTGACCGGCCTGCACCTGGAGCCCTGGAACCCGGGCCAGAGCGTTGCCGCCGGCACGGACGTGTGGTTGCTCTTGCTGGGGCCGCAGGGTCCCGGCCTGATCGGCCATGGCGTGGTCCTCTCCGAGCAGCCCGAGTCCCCGGACCAACCGGATCAGCCGCACCAGCCGGAGTCCACGTCCAACCCGGAGCAGCCTGAATTCATCGTGCAGGTGGCGTTCGATGCCCTCCTTCCCCTGGGCGATCAGGTGCCTGCCGCGGTCCTCGCCGAAGCGGTGCCCGGCGTCGCGTGGGACAGTGCCGATACCGAAGGCATGGCGCTTGAGTCCCGCGACGAAGCCTCGATCCGGGCACTCTGGGCCACTCACGGGCCGGAGCAAGGACCGGACCCAACCCAACCGGTGCCCGGCACGTACCCCGAGACCGCCGTCGTGCGCGTCACCGCCAACCGCTACGAGCACGACCCCGTGGCGCGGCGGGCCTGCATCGCGCACCGCGGCACCAACTGCGCGGCCTGCGGGTTCTCCTTCGAGCTGGCGTACGGGGAGCTCGGCAAAGACTTCATCGACGTCCACCATGTGGTGCCGGCGGCCCAACTCGGCGGCGGCTACCAGCTGGATCCGCTCACGGACCTGGTTCCGCTCTGCGCCAACTGCCACGCCATGGCCCACCACGGGGTGACCCCGCCGCGCACGGAAGCCGAGCTGCGGCAAATCATGGCCACCGCCGGTTTCCTCCGCGGAACCACCGTTGCCCCGAGGAGATCGAGGCCCAGCGGGTTGCCCGCGAAATCCTCGGAAAATAATCAAGCAGCCCGCGCTCTGGACTCTTGGGCAGGCGCCAACCAGACTGTCTACAACAGCTTCAGCTGGCCGGAATTGGAGTCACGCAATACCGGCAGGGCCTGA
- a CDS encoding aldehyde dehydrogenase family protein, translating to MTSTATDPSTSTDRELITARHLINGEWLGKAGTERTNPARPGELAALSPSGTAVDVDAAITAAEAAQPGWAALPAPSRGAILITAGNLLIERQTAIAEDLVREEGKTLAEAKGEVKRASDVLRFFGSLGWAATGEVLPSGLPDTTITTRREPLGVVGLITPWNFPIAIPAWKAAPALISGNAVVIKPAELTPLSATHLARALQDAGLPAGVFNVVHGKGRVVGDALARDPRIAGLSFTGSTRVGLGLQEILNARRARVQLEMGGKNGVLVLDDADPRKAAQVVAAGAFGLTGQACTATSRVYVTPGVRTEFLEALTAEAAAYTVGDGLETGGPEPVRMGAVVSRQQFEQDQAAVRTAVERGATLLHGTYDGDPAGALFFPAAVLTDLPFDDAAVTEEIFGPVVTVLEVADYEAGLAAINDSRYGLTAGICTDSLALATDFAARAQAGVIKVNRPTAGLDLNVPFGGVKDSSTNTFREQGRSALDFFTWGKTVYTGV from the coding sequence ATGACTTCCACAGCGACCGATCCCTCAACCTCAACCGACCGCGAACTCATCACGGCCCGGCACCTCATTAACGGCGAATGGCTCGGTAAGGCCGGCACCGAGCGGACGAACCCGGCCCGCCCGGGCGAGCTTGCAGCCCTCTCCCCCAGCGGCACCGCCGTAGACGTGGACGCCGCCATCACCGCCGCCGAAGCAGCACAGCCCGGCTGGGCAGCCCTGCCCGCACCGTCCCGCGGCGCCATCCTCATCACCGCCGGCAACCTGCTGATCGAACGCCAGACCGCCATCGCCGAAGACCTGGTCCGGGAAGAAGGTAAAACGCTCGCCGAGGCCAAGGGCGAGGTCAAACGTGCCTCGGATGTGCTGCGCTTCTTCGGCTCGCTCGGCTGGGCCGCCACCGGCGAAGTCCTGCCCAGCGGCCTGCCGGACACCACCATCACCACGCGGCGCGAGCCGCTGGGCGTGGTCGGGCTCATCACGCCGTGGAACTTCCCCATCGCCATCCCTGCCTGGAAAGCAGCCCCCGCCCTGATCAGCGGCAACGCCGTGGTGATCAAGCCGGCGGAGCTCACCCCGCTCTCCGCCACGCACCTGGCCCGGGCGCTGCAGGACGCAGGGCTCCCTGCCGGCGTGTTCAACGTGGTGCACGGGAAGGGCCGCGTGGTGGGCGATGCCCTGGCCCGCGACCCGCGCATCGCCGGGCTTTCCTTCACCGGTTCCACCAGGGTGGGGCTCGGCCTGCAGGAAATACTCAACGCACGCCGCGCCCGCGTCCAGTTGGAAATGGGCGGCAAAAACGGCGTCCTGGTCCTAGACGACGCCGATCCCCGAAAGGCCGCCCAGGTGGTCGCCGCCGGAGCCTTCGGGCTCACGGGCCAGGCGTGCACGGCAACGTCGCGCGTCTACGTCACGCCCGGAGTCCGCACGGAATTCCTTGAGGCCCTCACGGCGGAAGCCGCTGCCTACACTGTCGGCGACGGCCTTGAGACTGGCGGACCGGAACCTGTCCGCATGGGAGCTGTGGTGAGCCGCCAGCAGTTCGAGCAGGACCAGGCGGCGGTGCGCACCGCCGTCGAACGCGGCGCCACCCTCCTGCACGGAACGTACGACGGCGACCCCGCCGGTGCGCTCTTCTTCCCGGCCGCCGTGCTCACCGACCTGCCGTTCGACGACGCCGCCGTGACCGAGGAGATCTTCGGGCCCGTAGTGACGGTGCTTGAAGTAGCCGACTACGAGGCAGGGCTCGCCGCCATCAACGACTCCCGCTACGGCCTGACCGCCGGCATCTGCACCGACTCCCTGGCACTCGCCACCGACTTCGCCGCCCGCGCCCAGGCGGGCGTGATCAAGGTCAACCGTCCGACGGCGGGCCTGGACCTGAACGTGCCGTTCGGCGGCGTCAAGGACTCCTCCACCAACACGTTCCGCGAGCAGGGCCGGTCCGCGCTGGACTTCTTCACGTGGGGCAAAACCGTTTACACGGGTGTGTAG
- a CDS encoding SDR family oxidoreductase: MDLGIAGKTALVAASTGGLGLAIARALAAEGVRVAIIGRRRDRAKEIVAELHGVHGHSAYASNGFDAVAIEADLTTPEGIESAVEQTVADLGPIDILVLNGPGPKPGAAATLSSEDMAAAFDLLVKPHHALISHVLPGMRERRWGRILAVGSSGVAAPLPNLALSNTGRAALAGYLKTLAAEVALDAVTVNMLLPGRIATDRVAELDQAAAKRRGTTPEEIQLESRKTIPARRYGEPEEFGAAAAFLCSAPASYITGVALRCDGGLIRSL, from the coding sequence ATGGATCTGGGCATCGCCGGAAAAACAGCCCTGGTGGCCGCATCAACAGGTGGCCTGGGCCTGGCCATAGCCCGCGCCCTCGCAGCCGAGGGCGTGCGGGTGGCCATCATCGGACGCCGCCGCGACCGTGCGAAGGAGATCGTGGCGGAACTGCACGGCGTGCACGGACACAGCGCCTACGCAAGCAACGGCTTCGATGCCGTGGCCATCGAGGCGGACCTCACCACGCCGGAAGGCATCGAGTCCGCCGTTGAACAGACCGTGGCTGACCTGGGACCCATCGACATCCTGGTCCTCAACGGCCCCGGCCCGAAGCCCGGCGCCGCGGCCACCCTGAGCTCCGAGGACATGGCCGCCGCCTTCGACCTCCTGGTCAAGCCGCACCACGCGCTCATCTCCCATGTGCTTCCGGGCATGCGGGAACGCCGGTGGGGACGTATCCTCGCCGTCGGCTCCAGCGGAGTGGCCGCTCCCCTGCCCAACCTGGCCTTGTCCAACACCGGCCGCGCCGCCCTGGCCGGCTACCTCAAGACCCTCGCCGCCGAAGTGGCCCTGGACGCAGTGACCGTCAACATGCTCCTGCCCGGACGCATCGCCACGGACCGCGTAGCCGAACTGGACCAGGCCGCCGCCAAACGCCGTGGCACCACGCCCGAGGAAATCCAGCTCGAATCCCGCAAGACCATCCCCGCCCGCCGCTACGGCGAACCCGAGGAGTTCGGCGCCGCCGCCGCCTTCCTCTGCAGCGCTCCGGCGTCGTATATCACCGGCGTCGCGCTCAGGTGCGACGGCGGCCTGATCCGCAGCCTGTAG
- a CDS encoding dihydrodipicolinate synthase family protein → MNESLNNGTGNGTRGTLAPGVWGVVATPFQGSTLDVDLDSLSGLVEHYEAIGTTGLTVLGVFGEAAALTAEERRQVLEIAVECTDLPLVVGVTALATRPAIEEIRAAQDVAGGRLAAVMVQANSARPEVVIAHLDAIHRATGAKVVLQDYPMASGVSIPTKALISVVKSCSFVVAVKAEAPPTSVAIAELTAALVGRVSVFGGLGGQGLLDELMAGAAGAMTGFSYPEALIACVRAWQEDGYQAARNQLLPYLPLINFEQQAKVALAIRKECLRERGLIRDAGVRPPAAGFPEDLRSSMGIHLGEAAAALEGQSAPNGAAAPAGRN, encoded by the coding sequence ATGAATGAATCACTGAACAACGGAACCGGGAACGGCACCCGCGGAACCTTGGCACCAGGCGTGTGGGGCGTTGTTGCCACACCGTTCCAGGGCAGCACGCTGGACGTGGACCTGGACAGCCTGTCCGGGCTGGTGGAGCACTACGAGGCCATCGGCACCACGGGCCTGACGGTCCTCGGTGTCTTCGGCGAAGCCGCAGCCCTCACCGCAGAGGAGCGCCGCCAGGTCCTGGAGATCGCGGTCGAGTGCACGGACCTCCCACTGGTGGTGGGCGTGACCGCCCTGGCCACCCGCCCGGCCATCGAGGAAATCCGCGCCGCGCAGGACGTGGCCGGCGGGCGCCTGGCGGCCGTTATGGTGCAGGCCAATTCGGCCCGGCCCGAAGTGGTGATCGCCCACCTGGACGCCATTCACCGGGCTACCGGCGCCAAGGTGGTGCTGCAGGACTATCCGATGGCCAGCGGCGTCAGCATCCCCACCAAGGCGCTCATTTCCGTGGTGAAGTCGTGCAGCTTCGTGGTTGCGGTGAAGGCGGAAGCCCCGCCCACCAGTGTGGCCATCGCGGAGCTGACTGCCGCGCTGGTTGGCAGGGTGTCCGTTTTCGGCGGCCTGGGCGGCCAGGGACTCCTGGACGAACTCATGGCCGGCGCCGCCGGCGCCATGACCGGTTTCTCCTACCCCGAGGCGCTGATCGCCTGTGTCCGGGCCTGGCAGGAGGACGGGTACCAGGCCGCGCGGAACCAGCTGCTGCCGTACCTGCCGCTGATCAATTTTGAGCAGCAGGCGAAGGTTGCCCTGGCCATCAGGAAGGAATGCCTGCGTGAACGCGGACTCATCCGGGACGCGGGCGTCCGTCCGCCGGCCGCCGGCTTCCCCGAGGACCTGAGGTCCAGCATGGGCATCCACTTGGGTGAGGCAGCCGCTGCCCTGGAAGGGCAGTCCGCCCCGAACGGCGCAGCCGCGCCGGCAGGGAGGAACTGA
- a CDS encoding enoyl-CoA hydratase-related protein — MTAVAEQTIVDQVTLTIRNHVATVVIDRQHVLNAVDGTAQARLNEIWAQLEADPSVRAVVITGAGTRAFCVGADMSASAVDKTGLEYWAGLDPNGFGGLSLRTSLNIPVIARVNGYALGGGMEMVLGADIVVASETAKFGLTEPRVGRLALDGGIHQLVRRIPHTQAMGMLLTGRKADAAEMQSMGLVNEVVPAEELDAAVQRWVDQILACAPTSVRAVKQMVTQTGHLTAKEARGLRLPALMAALDSEDSAEGVRAFQEKRPPVWPGR; from the coding sequence GTGACCGCCGTTGCAGAGCAGACCATCGTTGACCAGGTCACCCTGACCATCAGAAACCACGTGGCCACGGTGGTGATCGACCGGCAGCACGTACTCAACGCCGTCGACGGAACCGCCCAGGCAAGGCTCAACGAAATCTGGGCGCAGCTGGAAGCCGATCCAAGCGTGCGCGCCGTCGTTATCACCGGCGCCGGCACCCGTGCCTTCTGCGTCGGGGCGGACATGTCGGCCTCCGCCGTGGACAAAACCGGCCTGGAGTACTGGGCCGGGCTGGATCCGAACGGGTTCGGCGGCCTGAGCCTGCGCACCAGCCTGAACATCCCGGTCATCGCCCGGGTCAACGGTTACGCGCTGGGCGGCGGCATGGAGATGGTGCTCGGCGCGGACATCGTGGTGGCGTCCGAGACCGCGAAATTCGGGCTGACGGAACCGCGGGTGGGGCGTTTGGCGCTCGACGGCGGCATCCACCAGCTGGTGCGGCGGATCCCCCACACCCAGGCGATGGGCATGCTGCTTACCGGCCGGAAAGCGGACGCCGCAGAGATGCAGTCCATGGGCCTGGTCAATGAGGTGGTGCCCGCCGAAGAGCTCGACGCCGCGGTGCAGCGCTGGGTGGACCAGATCCTGGCCTGCGCCCCCACCTCCGTCCGCGCCGTGAAGCAGATGGTCACGCAGACCGGCCACCTCACCGCCAAGGAAGCCCGCGGCCTCCGGCTGCCGGCCCTCATGGCCGCGCTGGACAGCGAAGACTCGGCCGAAGGCGTACGTGCCTTCCAGGAAAAGCGGCCGCCGGTCTGGCCCGGCCGCTGA
- a CDS encoding CaiB/BaiF CoA-transferase family protein, translated as MSTVIDELTVAAERTTTESTTAAPPAAAAAPQTVARPAATPPPLDGIKIVDFTQVFMGPSCTQLLGDYGADIIKVERPGAGDISRNSFPDQDGQDNPIFLSINRNKRSISVDTRTEEGRNVLHVLLADADVVVSNFRSGVMERMGFGYEELNAENPGIIWASGTGFGPVGPYSHKGGQDAIAQAYSGVMWRRESDDQKPAIYPTTLCDYITGMHLMQGILLALRTRETSGVGQKVEVTMYDSMLHLQMQEACMQLNRGYEVNWGAMPLSGVFETTDGAVCMVGGFTPDPLARISEALGLDEDLTLRPEFANLEQQFAHKPALQAIFRERIATNSTEYWTGKLEDQGLLNAPVHTLEQALADAQTEANGMIVEAEHPGVGTVKMLNAPIRLSATPPTVRRVAPRLGEHNVEVLLENGFDEETIARLQQLGVLR; from the coding sequence ATGAGCACCGTGATTGATGAACTGACGGTTGCCGCGGAACGCACCACCACTGAAAGTACGACGGCGGCACCTCCCGCCGCTGCTGCCGCACCGCAGACTGTTGCCCGGCCCGCCGCGACCCCGCCGCCGCTGGACGGCATCAAGATCGTGGACTTCACCCAGGTGTTTATGGGCCCGTCCTGCACCCAGCTCCTGGGCGACTACGGCGCGGACATCATCAAGGTGGAACGCCCCGGCGCCGGTGACATCTCGCGCAACTCCTTCCCGGACCAGGACGGCCAGGACAACCCGATCTTCCTGTCCATCAACAGGAACAAGCGCAGCATCTCCGTGGACACCCGGACCGAGGAAGGCCGGAACGTCCTGCACGTCCTGCTGGCGGACGCGGACGTGGTGGTGAGCAACTTCCGCTCCGGCGTGATGGAGCGGATGGGCTTCGGCTACGAGGAACTCAACGCGGAGAACCCGGGGATCATCTGGGCCTCCGGCACAGGCTTCGGACCGGTGGGCCCGTACTCGCACAAGGGCGGCCAGGACGCCATTGCGCAGGCCTACTCGGGTGTGATGTGGCGGCGGGAATCGGATGACCAGAAGCCCGCCATCTACCCCACCACGCTGTGCGACTACATCACCGGCATGCACCTGATGCAGGGCATCCTGCTGGCGCTGCGCACCCGGGAAACCTCCGGCGTCGGCCAGAAGGTGGAGGTGACCATGTACGACTCCATGCTGCACCTGCAGATGCAGGAGGCCTGCATGCAGCTCAACCGCGGCTACGAGGTCAACTGGGGCGCCATGCCGCTCAGCGGCGTGTTCGAAACCACCGACGGCGCCGTCTGCATGGTGGGCGGCTTCACCCCGGACCCGCTGGCCCGCATCTCCGAAGCCCTCGGCCTGGACGAGGACCTCACGCTCCGGCCCGAGTTCGCCAACCTGGAGCAGCAGTTCGCGCACAAGCCAGCGCTGCAGGCGATCTTCCGCGAGCGCATCGCCACCAACAGCACCGAATACTGGACCGGCAAGTTGGAGGACCAGGGCCTCCTCAACGCCCCGGTCCACACTCTGGAGCAGGCCCTGGCCGACGCCCAGACAGAGGCCAACGGCATGATCGTGGAGGCCGAACACCCCGGCGTTGGCACCGTCAAGATGCTCAACGCGCCCATCCGGCTCTCGGCCACGCCGCCCACCGTCCGGCGTGTGGCGCCGCGGCTAGGCGAGCACAACGTGGAGGTCCTGCTGGAAAACGGCTTCGATGAGGAAACCATCGCGCGCCTGCAGCAGCTGGGAGTGCTCCGGTGA
- a CDS encoding FAD-dependent oxidoreductase, producing the protein MNPLETTSSLELSTTTADLTAPVISRSNVLVVGGGPAGVAAAVTAARSGAKVTLLERYSSLGGLASGGMVLVLDDMINGQEITVTGIVSEYVERLQKLGLAVVPPADDRKTSEELWNKWGRYGTFDFHSHTNPKPICYAAAFDPDGWKRVSNDLVREAGVDLRLHSWFSRPIVDNGVIKGVICETKLGPQAFMADVVIDTTGDIDVASRAGASYAKDNYLTTLVFRLGNVNTAAAEAFEQANPKEARAINRKIKRLLGGAWELWWLKTPIDGVVWCNAPHMTGFDGVDPADMTAAEFAARDRISEAVDYVRANLPGFENCYMLDVASQMGVRQTRLLQGEYVMTKDDVTQRRHFADTVARGRDYYYPYRSLLPKEVDQLLVAGRHYSATPEAQKMSREIPPCMAMGQAVGVAAALAVENGILVREVSALDIQQGMRRHGADPGDVPSSNATVDADAAVPA; encoded by the coding sequence ATGAACCCGCTTGAAACAACGTCCTCGCTGGAACTGTCAACTACGACGGCGGACCTCACCGCCCCTGTCATCTCCCGTTCCAACGTCCTCGTGGTGGGCGGTGGCCCCGCAGGTGTGGCCGCCGCCGTCACCGCGGCCCGCTCGGGTGCCAAGGTCACACTGCTGGAGCGCTACTCATCCCTCGGCGGCCTGGCCTCCGGCGGCATGGTCCTGGTGCTGGACGACATGATCAACGGCCAGGAAATCACTGTCACCGGCATCGTGTCCGAATACGTCGAGCGCCTCCAGAAGCTGGGCCTCGCCGTGGTCCCGCCTGCCGATGACCGCAAGACGTCCGAGGAACTCTGGAACAAATGGGGCCGCTACGGCACCTTCGACTTCCACTCCCACACCAACCCCAAGCCCATCTGCTACGCCGCGGCGTTTGATCCGGACGGCTGGAAACGCGTCTCCAACGACCTGGTCCGCGAGGCCGGCGTGGACCTGCGCCTGCACTCCTGGTTCTCCCGTCCCATCGTGGACAACGGCGTGATCAAGGGCGTCATCTGCGAGACCAAGCTGGGCCCGCAGGCCTTCATGGCGGACGTCGTCATCGACACCACCGGCGACATCGACGTCGCCTCCCGGGCCGGCGCCAGCTACGCCAAGGACAACTACCTCACCACCCTCGTCTTCCGCCTGGGCAACGTGAACACGGCCGCGGCGGAGGCCTTCGAACAGGCCAACCCGAAGGAAGCCCGCGCCATCAACCGCAAGATCAAGCGCCTCCTCGGCGGCGCCTGGGAACTGTGGTGGCTCAAGACCCCCATCGACGGCGTGGTCTGGTGCAACGCCCCGCACATGACCGGATTCGACGGCGTGGACCCGGCCGACATGACCGCCGCCGAGTTCGCCGCCCGCGACCGGATCTCCGAGGCCGTGGACTACGTCCGCGCCAACCTGCCCGGCTTCGAAAACTGCTACATGCTGGACGTCGCCTCCCAGATGGGCGTCCGCCAGACCCGCCTGCTGCAGGGCGAGTACGTCATGACCAAGGACGACGTCACGCAGCGCCGGCACTTCGCCGACACGGTGGCCCGCGGCCGCGACTACTACTACCCGTACCGCTCGCTGCTGCCCAAGGAAGTGGACCAGCTCCTGGTGGCCGGCCGCCACTACTCCGCCACCCCCGAGGCGCAGAAGATGTCCCGCGAAATCCCGCCCTGCATGGCCATGGGCCAGGCCGTCGGCGTCGCCGCGGCCCTCGCCGTCGAGAACGGCATCCTGGTCCGCGAGGTGTCCGCACTGGACATCCAGCAGGGCATGCGCCGGCACGGCGCCGACCCGGGCGACGTCCCGTCGTCGAACGCCACCGTTGACGCCGACGCGGCGGTGCCGGCATGA
- a CDS encoding MFS transporter produces the protein MLDTQTTDNAVTSASPTRKHEKFTPEVRKGLLGLGLGNALEWYDWMVFGLLSAFIGPNFFPNTDPLSATLNALAVFAVGFAFRPLGGILLGTLADRIGRRRVMLTSIVLMAGTTLVIAVCPSYEQIGGWAGIILVACRILQGISTGIEAPLSTSHAVELVPEGREGYVAGIMSFYVNIGILLASLVSFLCSLTLGGAVMADWGWRVPFIIGAAFGFVVVYLRRALPETMRPEEMANNSSGTVWTGVRKHWLSVLAIIFVVGAAQAYNYAWNVGLPSAARSGFKEDPTAVFALTTALGVVLVVGSWIIGKLADGRSMSRWFLITRILAIPSVFLMLMYVQPGIGGFAAVLLGGSLVLVLNMTLYNVVSTSLMPKNCRGTGVALGYGIGVALFGGTASYLLVWLQSMNLSWVFPVYVAVLSILSIVFYLAARRANGLFVGN, from the coding sequence ATGCTCGATACACAAACGACGGACAACGCAGTCACGTCAGCATCTCCCACCCGCAAACACGAAAAGTTCACCCCCGAGGTCCGCAAGGGCCTGCTGGGGCTGGGCCTGGGCAACGCCCTGGAATGGTACGACTGGATGGTCTTTGGCCTCCTCTCGGCCTTCATCGGCCCGAACTTCTTCCCTAACACCGATCCGCTCTCCGCCACGCTGAACGCCCTGGCCGTCTTCGCCGTCGGCTTCGCCTTCCGTCCGCTCGGCGGCATCCTGCTCGGCACCCTCGCGGACCGGATCGGACGGCGCCGGGTGATGCTGACATCGATCGTGCTGATGGCCGGCACCACCCTGGTCATTGCCGTATGCCCCAGCTATGAACAGATCGGCGGCTGGGCCGGCATCATCCTCGTGGCCTGCCGCATCCTGCAGGGCATCTCCACCGGCATCGAAGCCCCGCTCTCCACCTCCCACGCAGTGGAACTGGTTCCGGAAGGCCGCGAAGGCTACGTCGCCGGCATCATGTCCTTCTACGTCAACATCGGCATCCTGCTCGCCTCGCTGGTCAGTTTCCTCTGCAGCCTCACCCTTGGCGGCGCCGTGATGGCTGACTGGGGCTGGCGCGTGCCGTTCATCATCGGCGCGGCCTTCGGCTTCGTGGTGGTCTACCTCCGCCGTGCGCTCCCCGAAACCATGCGTCCGGAAGAAATGGCCAACAACTCCTCCGGCACCGTCTGGACCGGGGTACGCAAGCACTGGCTCTCCGTCCTGGCCATCATCTTCGTCGTCGGCGCAGCCCAGGCCTACAACTACGCCTGGAACGTCGGACTCCCCAGCGCCGCCCGCAGCGGCTTCAAGGAAGACCCGACGGCGGTCTTCGCCCTCACCACCGCACTGGGCGTTGTGCTGGTGGTCGGCAGTTGGATCATCGGCAAGCTCGCGGACGGCCGGTCCATGTCCCGCTGGTTCCTGATCACCCGCATCCTGGCGATCCCGTCCGTATTCCTCATGCTGATGTACGTCCAGCCCGGCATCGGCGGTTTCGCAGCGGTCCTCCTCGGCGGCTCCCTGGTCCTGGTCCTGAACATGACTCTCTACAACGTGGTCAGCACGTCCCTGATGCCGAAAAACTGCCGCGGCACCGGCGTGGCCCTCGGCTACGGCATCGGTGTGGCTCTGTTCGGCGGCACCGCCTCCTACCTCCTGGTCTGGCTCCAGTCCATGAACCTCAGCTGGGTCTTCCCTGTCTACGTGGCCGTCCTGTCCATCCTCAGCATCGTCTTCTACCTCGCCGCCCGCCGCGCCAACGGCCTCTTCGTCGGAAACTAA
- a CDS encoding XRE family transcriptional regulator has translation MTTESATQAPPATSALLATVGNKVRTMRKEKGMTLAKLSEITGLSQAIVSQIERGMANPSFTTLAQLAHGLDIPIGRFFIGQEQTKSPLVRRSARRSLKNVTRESVGGAEHELLTPDLNGGIEAQWISTPPGHDTSSTPFTHSGEEFCYIISGRKDVYLDGVCYSLDEGDSITYSSEIPHWYKNSYEEVCVAIWVNAPHAW, from the coding sequence ATGACCACCGAGAGCGCAACCCAAGCCCCACCAGCCACCAGCGCCCTGCTGGCGACTGTCGGGAACAAGGTGCGCACCATGCGCAAGGAAAAGGGCATGACCCTCGCCAAGCTCTCGGAGATCACCGGCCTCAGCCAAGCGATCGTCAGCCAGATAGAACGCGGCATGGCGAACCCGTCTTTCACCACCCTGGCGCAACTGGCCCACGGACTGGATATCCCGATTGGGAGATTCTTCATCGGCCAGGAGCAAACGAAGTCCCCCCTGGTCCGTAGATCCGCACGGCGCAGCCTCAAGAACGTCACCCGCGAATCCGTGGGCGGAGCAGAGCATGAACTGCTCACCCCGGACCTCAACGGCGGCATCGAAGCCCAATGGATCAGCACACCCCCGGGGCACGACACCAGTTCAACACCTTTTACCCACAGCGGTGAGGAGTTCTGCTACATCATCTCGGGCCGCAAGGACGTCTATTTGGACGGCGTCTGCTACAGCCTGGACGAGGGTGACTCCATCACCTACTCCTCAGAGATCCCGCACTGGTACAAAAACAGCTACGAAGAGGTATGCGTAGCGATCTGGGTCAACGCGCCACACGCGTGGTAA
- a CDS encoding DUF4383 domain-containing protein has translation MGAGIVLLLVGVLGFIPGVTTQYSELMFLGPDSHAMFLGLFQVSMLLNIVQLAIGAAGWAMSRTDPGARNFLIGAGALYIILSIFGLSVGVASAANFLSFNMADNWTHLVLGVVMVAAGWLFSRNMSGERK, from the coding sequence ATGGGAGCAGGTATTGTCTTGTTGTTGGTGGGTGTCCTGGGCTTTATCCCCGGCGTCACCACTCAGTACAGCGAATTGATGTTCCTGGGACCTGATTCCCATGCGATGTTCCTTGGTCTGTTCCAGGTGTCCATGCTGCTCAATATTGTGCAGTTGGCCATCGGCGCCGCGGGCTGGGCGATGTCCCGGACCGACCCCGGCGCACGCAATTTCCTCATCGGTGCAGGCGCGCTGTACATCATCCTCAGCATTTTCGGGCTCAGTGTCGGCGTTGCCTCGGCGGCCAACTTCCTGTCGTTCAACATGGCTGACAACTGGACCCACCTGGTGCTGGGCGTAGTGATGGTTGCTGCTGGCTGGCTGTTCTCGCGGAACATGTCCGGCGAGAGGAAATAG